The following are encoded together in the Synergistaceae bacterium genome:
- a CDS encoding Hsp20/alpha crystallin family protein — protein sequence MMARERFYPMMRMFDADEMFDTLARGIAAPFFEEGIKGFGASLDVYRKDGSIFVEAELPGIAPDDVDLHVYSDRLTLSAEKKSEAQESGKDKSYFRSERRYGKVERVVSFPVEADPESAEASFKNGVLTVKVAEKSQDKAHKKVSITTEA from the coding sequence ATGATGGCAAGAGAGAGATTTTACCCGATGATGAGGATGTTCGACGCTGACGAGATGTTCGACACGCTGGCGCGCGGAATAGCAGCTCCGTTCTTCGAGGAAGGCATCAAGGGATTCGGCGCAAGTCTGGACGTTTACCGCAAGGACGGCAGCATCTTCGTTGAGGCAGAGTTGCCCGGAATAGCTCCCGATGACGTTGACCTTCACGTGTACTCTGACAGGCTGACGCTTTCTGCGGAGAAGAAGTCAGAGGCTCAGGAGAGCGGCAAGGACAAGAGCTACTTCAGGAGCGAGAGGCGTTACGGGAAGGTTGAGCGCGTGGTGTCGTTCCCTGTCGAGGCAGACCCTGAGAGCGCGGAGGCATCGTTCAAGAACGGAGTACTGACGGTGAAGGTAGCGGAGAAGA
- a CDS encoding glycosyltransferase family 39 protein: protein MKGILAVKLMRNKPALLFGALLFWLYFRGIGDHGLIDPLEGINASASIHMSASGNFFVPRIGSLYLAGKTMLTWWLSALSLRLFGWGEFAVRFWSALSGLGMIWASAAAAKTSSRRSSWLAASICASFTGCFVVSQIASSHAIYSCLTAITMAGAVRSRDNKLWLIPAHVASTLAFIAHGASGLLLAWMAVIFYSVLCSDWDMLRDFFTWPPGIIITIVSAGFYLVSLIIINPELVHFLRCRNHAYTFDGIAGAAVFMFICLVPWIGFVVRAVFEVVPRKFPAEKSPELFMLVWAAVFAFGAAASGDVLSFASCVPALSAMLGRKLDVWLGKKKLRSVRISVMINVLVLVPVLYMILPFTAGIFPVVKASMLSLIPWGILTGLELFAEWYYTRTRQITKWVRNVPAAALLCLMPLAGVFNLTADAYSIREIGRRLRETVEGSETVIQYGVNYPSVYFYTFRNSRIIEAELTPGLKEKGQVAEFPLIGQLWGGKERVFLIMPEDKHPESPLPQNISHILGAEGILLLSNK, encoded by the coding sequence ATGAAAGGGATTTTAGCCGTGAAGCTGATGCGCAATAAACCTGCCCTGCTGTTCGGGGCATTATTGTTCTGGCTGTACTTCAGAGGCATAGGAGATCACGGCCTCATTGACCCCCTAGAAGGCATAAACGCTTCCGCATCAATCCACATGTCCGCTTCAGGCAACTTCTTCGTCCCGCGCATCGGCAGTCTCTACCTTGCAGGAAAAACTATGCTCACATGGTGGTTATCGGCACTCTCTCTGCGTCTGTTCGGCTGGGGAGAATTTGCCGTGCGTTTCTGGTCCGCTCTGTCGGGGCTCGGAATGATCTGGGCTTCCGCCGCCGCCGCAAAGACTTCATCGCGACGAAGTTCGTGGCTCGCCGCAAGTATCTGCGCGTCGTTCACGGGGTGCTTCGTGGTGTCGCAGATAGCGTCGTCTCACGCAATATATTCCTGCCTCACAGCCATAACTATGGCGGGCGCAGTGCGTTCACGGGACAACAAGCTCTGGCTCATCCCCGCGCACGTCGCATCAACTCTGGCGTTCATCGCTCACGGTGCATCAGGGCTTCTGCTCGCATGGATGGCGGTTATCTTCTACTCCGTCCTGTGTTCGGACTGGGACATGCTCCGCGACTTCTTCACCTGGCCGCCCGGAATAATCATCACCATTGTGTCCGCCGGGTTCTACCTTGTCAGCCTCATCATCATTAATCCTGAGCTCGTACACTTCCTGAGGTGCCGTAACCACGCCTACACCTTCGACGGCATCGCGGGAGCTGCGGTGTTCATGTTCATCTGCCTCGTCCCGTGGATTGGTTTTGTTGTCCGCGCGGTCTTCGAGGTCGTTCCGCGAAAATTCCCCGCCGAAAAATCCCCTGAACTCTTCATGCTCGTGTGGGCGGCAGTCTTTGCGTTCGGAGCAGCTGCGTCGGGTGATGTGCTGTCGTTCGCGTCGTGCGTCCCGGCACTGTCGGCGATGCTAGGAAGGAAGCTGGATGTCTGGCTCGGCAAGAAGAAGCTACGTTCTGTGAGAATATCCGTGATGATTAACGTTCTGGTTCTCGTGCCGGTGCTGTACATGATTCTTCCGTTCACTGCCGGAATCTTCCCCGTCGTCAAAGCCTCTATGCTCTCTCTCATCCCTTGGGGGATTCTCACCGGGCTCGAGCTCTTCGCGGAATGGTACTATACCCGCACGCGACAAATCACCAAGTGGGTGCGCAACGTACCTGCGGCGGCCTTGCTGTGCCTCATGCCCCTAGCTGGTGTCTTCAACCTCACGGCGGACGCTTACTCAATCAGGGAAATAGGCCGGAGGCTCAGGGAGACAGTGGAGGGAAGCGAGACCGTCATACAGTACGGGGTGAATTACCCGTCGGTGTACTTCTACACGTTCAGGAACTCGAGGATAATCGAAGCAGAACTCACGCCGGGCCTCAAGGAGAAGGGGCAGGTAGCGGAGTTCCCGTTAATCGGCCAGCTCTGGGGCGGCAAAGAGAGAGTGTTCCTGATTATGCCGGAAGACAAGCACCCGGAAAGTCCCCTTCCTCAGAACATATCGCACATTCTTGGGGCGGAAGGAATATTATTGCTGAGCAACAAATAG